One Solanum lycopersicum chromosome 4, SLM_r2.1 DNA window includes the following coding sequences:
- the LOC138347866 gene encoding uncharacterized protein — translation MTGTSEETGIVDVTIRNAELTDQSELISQLMQRITDMQEELQQTKDLAKLDIALNEPPLETRRPPPHFPSLSSPLPNYFPIHTTGPITSTPNPHTIDLTVSNSPYASTSYQTPPPIPNQNQAPNTNHSQNFTPTYQIPPSLSNNPFYSIPEPCPSFPVQPELDHYEEMEKEWRLKEEKYEQEMNVMKEAISEAVKCVQTSRKITGLEYEDLCMHPYLEIPEGYKIPKFETFNGIGNPMSHLRAYCDKLVGIGKNDALIMRLFSRSLSGEALEWFTCQELRQWSTWGALAKDFLE, via the exons ATGACTGGTACTTCTGAAGAAACGGGAATAGTCGATGTGACCATCAGAAATGCTGAACTCACTGATCAGAGTGAATTGATTTCTCAATTAATGCAACGAATTACAGATATGCAAGAAGAGCTTCAACAAACCAAAGATTTGGCCAAACTGGACATTGCATTGAATGAACCACCCCTTGAAACTAGAAGACCTCCTCCTCATTTTCCATCATTAAGTTCTCCGTTACCCAACTACTTCCCGATCCATACCACAGGACCCATCACTTCCACTCCTAATCCTCATACCATTGACTTAACTGTATCCAACTCTCCTTACGCCAGCACTTCCTACCAAACACCACCACCAATACCAAATCAAAACCAAGCACCTAACACTAATCACTCCCAAAATTTCACGCCAACCTACCAAATCCCACCCTCACTCTCCAATAATCCAT TCTACTCAATCCCTGAACCATGTCCTAGCTTTCCTGTTCAACCGGAGCTGGATCACTATGAAGAGATGGAAAAGGAGTGGAGGCTCAAAGAAGAAAAGTATGAACAAGAAATGAATGTCATGAAGGAGGCCATCTCTGAAGCAGTTAAATGTGTTCAAACTTCAAGGAAAATCACAGGACTTGAGTATGAAGACCTTTGCATGCACCCTTATTTGGAAATACCCGAAGGTTACaaaattccaaaatttgaaACCTTCAATGGTATTGGCAATCCCATGTCTCACCTGCGAGCTTATTGTGACAAACTTGTGGGTATTGGGAAAAATGATGCATTAATTATGAGGTTGTTTAGTCGAAGCCTTAGTGGGGAGGCGTTAGAATGGTTCACGTGTCAAGAACTCCGTCAGTGGTCTACATGGGGGGCTCTAGCCAAAGATTTTTTGGAATGA